In Zingiber officinale cultivar Zhangliang chromosome 1A, Zo_v1.1, whole genome shotgun sequence, the DNA window TATAattcgagcacatgagcaaaagatgagagttgcaaagatgaggatgttaaggcaAATGTGTGAATATACGAGAatgaataaaataagaaatgagagtattagagagaaagtcggagttgcatctattgaggaaaaactatGAGAGatatgtttaagatggtacgagcatgtacttagatgaccaataaatgctccagttaggcgatgtgaaattataacaaacacatatcaaacgagaaagaggaagaccaaaaaaagacttggttaataacaataaaacaagataaaattcatttaagtataaatgatgatacagtaagagatagagctcaatagcGTAAAAGAATCTATATAGCTTACTtcatctagtgggataaggcttggttgttgttgttgttatatttattaattaaaattttaattttattaatctttatatttataaatatttaaacttttATCTTAAGGTAAAATTctaatatttaatataataattatttacaatttttaaatatatataaagatagttatttattattttttattaaaattaaatattttttatccgATAATTTTATTGTATTAATGTTATTAATGCCGTAATTATGAATATTTATTCTAAATTATTTGCTCTTTTACACTCTTAATTTTTTATAATGTATAAATAATGACACCAAAATAATAATCTTATGATCTAGCTTAGAGACATGCATGTCGATTAGAAAATCGATTTCATTGGCAATGTTTACATTGCGATATGATTGGACGTGGTGGTGGGATCATACACCTTAAGCCACATCTTGCTTGTGGATATCTGGATGTTTCTAAATGCCCAAAAATTTCTAAAGAAATTTATCGTACAACGAAAGCGAAACTTGATGGTGTAAACAACAACAACGTGAAATGCTTGATGCCTGGAGCTTTtaatttgaaggtcgtagtgaaTATCCAAATAATGAAGAATTTTTAGCAGCTTTTAGTGCCTCTCGAACTCAATATGAATATAAGCAACATATGCAATATAGTGATGCTATAGTTGGTGATAGTTGAAGTGGCTTAGCCGGCTCAACTATTGCAGCAACATTGCAACATTAGGGAGGAGTGAAAGTGTTCGGGTTACTTCAACATAAGGTGGTATTTGTCGTTTCTTTCCTTCAATGGGACGTAGGCGTGCAGTTAATATTGTTGATATTGACCCACTAGCATTCCTAGACCAAGCTATCAAACATACTAGGATTGATGATGCTTATACAAGGGACATGAAGAAATCAATAGGTTAAAGTATTGCTAAATTTTTCATTTCAATCGAATGCCTTCTAATGCAGCAAACAACACAAACTACTGTAGCATGTTATCCAACATTTAAAAATCTAGATGTGGTATTCAACCTTCGATTGCATATGAAATTGTTGGTCCTTATTTAGATGAACAAGTGTAGGAAATCAAGACTTGGATCCTATCATGCAAGAAACAGTGGGGCTTATATAAGGTTACATTGATGTGTGATAGCTGAACATGACCTACACGGATGAGCATTATCAACTTTCTACTATACCGCGATAGAAATGTGATATTTCATAAATGCAACTGCAAATTATCATGATGCatcttatatatatatcatttgatGGATAACGTAGTTCAATAGATAGGAGGGGAATATGTAGTGCAGGTCATTACAGACAATGATGCCAACTTCAAGAGGGTTAGAGAGTTATTGAAGCAAAAGTATCGAACACTATATTGTTTTAATGATGGCAGATATCGGTAAACTCGATATAGTAAAGAATGTAGTAAAAAAAGGTCAATCGttaacaaaaatttctttataaTCATCATTGGGTTCACGGATTAATGAGGAAATTTATTAATGGGGAGATTCTACGAACAGGAGCAATTGGGTTCTTCTATTAAAATCGTTGTTTCATAAAAAAAGCTGAAATGATGGTTATGTTCACTTTTGAAGTTTAGGAAGCCTCTTGATACTCTAGTACTACTGAAGGTATCGGAGGTCAAACCCTAAACTAATATATCGTATACTATACCAAAAAATGAGGTATAAAAAAATTCATACCGATATATCGAAATTTTGGTATACCGAATTTTTGATATACCGGTATGGTAAAATTTAAtattgtttattttaaaatttcgatATCAGTACGCATATACCAATATTAAAACTTGTACTGATACCGATATCGAAAAATTCAGTACGGTATAATATTTTATTGAAAAATTTGGTAGGTATAATACTGTACCGAAATTTCTGATATACCAATAATATCGGTATGATTCATTATATTTCAATATGGTATATGCGGTATACtgaatttttgatattttttcctACCCCTAAAGTCGATTATTTCGAGAGGCATATGGTTCTTTAGCGATTCTTTTGTAGTGTCCTGCAAATATAAATTGGATGCAAGTAAATattgaaaaaattattattaattattgtcAACAAATATTGATTCTGATCGAAGTTCATCGTACTCTTAGCCTTCTTATTATAGGTTTGATGCATCATATAGTGATCAATTATATCTGAGCTTGGGGACGTATGTTTATCATGTGCTTGTACGACTTCCAATTTCAGTGGTGTCAGTTCAAATCCAACTTTTAGGGGTCAATCGAGACATGTTGTCAATATTGCATGTCATAGGATAATTATTTAATGTTGAAAAACTATGGAGTTGATCTAATCAGAATATTGCAAGAACCAATGGTTCCATCTGATTCACGTAACTCCTTTTGGTATTAGTAAGATAATATATTAAGATGTagcaattttaatttaaattattgatatattaattttctttaaaaaaatatatatttacttattttttaaaaacatttatatttaaaaattaaaaatcaattgaaaCTGTATTGACATGATACGATACCAAAATTGCATCGTTTCGATCCAGGCGAAACTCTTGCACAAGTTGTGGTTTAAACCTAACACAATAAAAAGTTCAGTGTTTGAGAAGTTTGTGAGGTAATTTTCATTTCTGTCCCATTTGGATTGGCACAAAATGATGTTGAACCAGTGTTTTAAATCGCGTAGCATTGGTTCATAGCGTAGCGTAAATAGCGTAGTGTATAGCGCAAGCTTTTCGTGCACGtcaatgtttaaattttaaaaaataaaatatacttatataagtaaaataaaaataacataatctaaaattaatcataataattCATTACATGTCAAAATATCCCATACCAACAATTTAAAAAGTCTTATAATTAAAACAACATAACTTAAAAATAATCAGTATCATCCAACTCTATATCACTATCATCATCAATAGTGTCTATGGTTGGAAAATTTCCACTATCAAAAGTTGGAATTACTCCATAATTTTCAGCATCAAGATGATTATCTTCCACATCAACAAGACTCAACCTTGCTTGTTTGTCTTTGCTTCCACCTATTATATAAGAGATACAACATTTAAGAATCAATTATAGATGAAGTAGATATAAATAAACAATTTACATATGCTTAGTGCTTACTTGAATTTTCAGCAACTCTTTTTTGAATTCGTAGGAGGAACTTCAACTATATACTCAACATCTTCGACTCGCTTATCTGAGTCAAAAAGACTTTCAAAGGTAGCAGATGGCACACTCAAAATAGGATCACTTTCAAATAATTCATCATCTTCAAGCCATTTAGTAGTTACGGGGAGAACTGGACCTTCTTTCTCAGTTATCCATTCATCTGAATTAATTTCATCAACTACAATGGGATCAATCTTGTCTCTCCTCCTAATACTTCTCTCCTAAGCTTGAAGTTATATTTCACAAACACCAACGCATTCAACTTTGCATGTTCAAGCCTATTTCTCTTTTTTGTATGAATCTAAtattacaaaaaagaaaacatatatatataaaaataaacaatgatatgaaaattataaaacaattaaaattcaagTAGAGTTAGAAACTTAGAATACTCACCGATTCAAAAgtgctccaatttctttcacatcccGAAGCACTACAAGTGAGACCAAGCACTCGAATTGCAAATGTAGTAAGCTCGGGTGTCTTACTTCCAAAACGTTCCCACCACGAGACTAATAAgtaataacattaaaaaaaattacaagaatgtatataattttaaaatatgaatgctaGTATAATTTTACAAGAACGGTTACAAGAAGAAAATTTTACCCGGAGTTCGCAACATTCTTGTTCGTTTTGCTATTGGAGTTCCAAATTCTCCTTCAGCTTTATCATACAAGTCCAATTGGATGTCTGCTTTAAGACGATCATCAGAAGACAACATCCTATCCATGCAAGTATACAATCCATCTCTAACTTCATCACAATAAGAAAATCTTTCTTCATAACGCAATTGTGGATTCAAATAGTACCCGGCCGCGTGTAGAGGATGATGAAGTTGTGGAGTCCATCGTGAATCaatttttttccaaatgggttTGTATTTTCTGTCAACTCCCccacaattaaattttattgtcTCTTTTGCCTTATCCATAAGTTCATAAATATATCCCATGGCCGATCTCTCCTCCGAATCAACTTCCCTTAACACACTTACAAGAGGAACAACACTCTTAACACAAATGCAACATGTGGCCAAAAGTTGGGATCATTAATAACAATTCTCTTCACGACCTTCCACGAGTTGTTTGAGATAGTGGTGAACTAACCCAATCTTCGGAAGCAAACATTTGTTCAAGTCGCCTTTTAACCTTATACATACTCTGAAGAGTGAGAAATGAAGTAGCAAAGCGAGTAACAGCGGGACGGAGAATTTCTTTATCGTTTGTATACTTTCTCATCAAAGAAAGTATAGTCCCATGACCATAAAGGAACTTCACAACCATCTTAGCATGCTCAATTGTGTTAGAAAAAATCTCCAACTTTGCAATATCCTCCAACATTAGATCAATGCAATGCGCCACACAAGGTGTCCACCAAATTTCATGTCTAGTCTCCATAATTTTTTCCCCCGCCTTAATGCAATTCGAAGCATTATCCGTTCCTCTCCCACCTCATCAACAACATCATTAAGATATTTAAAGATCAATTCCCCATTTTTAATAGAATCTGATGCATCAAtagatttcaaaaagaaagtgcCGGCGGGACTATTTACTaaaaaattgatcaaacttctattctttCCATCCGTCCAACTATCGGACATAATAGTGCATCCATATTTTTTCTATGCCTTTTTATGCTCCTCATATATTAGGTTGATGCCATCAACCTCAGCTTTAAGTATCCAAGTTCTTAACTCATGCATTGAAGGAGGCTTGAACCCTCTTCCATATTCCGCAATGCCCTCAACCATAGGCAGCCAATAAGGATCATTCACAACATTAAACGGAAGTGCGGCAGAGTAAATAAAATGACCAATTCTACGCTTCACATCAACCAACAAATCTTTTTTATATGTCGAATTTAGGGTTGTTTGTCGAGGTTCGGAACTAACAAACTCATGAAGAGTACCTTTACCTTTTGATTCACCACTACCAGAACATCCAATTGAATTTCCCCCTACACTTCTAACTTTTGATGATTGCGTACTCATACTTTGGGGACCTTCACCGATCTCTCGTAACAATTCAGTTTGTTTACTTTTAGATGCTCTAATTTTGTCAAGTGATTCTCTAATTTCTTTCTTAATATCATCCGGAACACTAACACAAGGTGCAACccctttatgagtttgagctaaaTGTTCCTTCAAGCGAGTAATCCCTCCATTCGATATATGATGACAAAATTTGCACCGAACAACTTTTCCCCCTTCATTTTGATAACAATACTTCCAACCAAtatcttttttatctttttttgataaattcgTAGACATTGCAAATTCTAACTAGacaatcaaaatcctagaaaaacaaaagaaaaaaatcagaataaataaataattaattagaaacaaatcagcaaaaaaaaaaaaatcaatctagggcatctggatcgatcattgcatcgatccaaggaattggatcgatccagcgatcgatccagatcctttctgttcgaacagaaaggatctggatcggtcgctggatcgatccagaccctggatcggtcgctggatcgatccagatccttccAAGGTCGAACAGAAAGGATTtggatcggtcgctggatcgatccagatcctttctgttcgaccctggatcgatctagatgccCGAGTTCTGGAAATCGCGAAATCATTTTTGCTCCTTCGAGAAAAAAAACGAGAAGGAAAACCTAAACGAAGAAAACGAAAGGAAGGAGAAAAGCTTACCTCCAATCGCTGTCCCTCGCCACCACTCACAGGTCACCGCTCGCTGCTCGCCGATCGCCGCCTGTCGCCTCTGCAGTCTGCCCTACCTTCGCCTCTGCCACAGTCACGATTCGACTCACCTTTGCCCTAGCTATTGGTAAGCAATTTGTAATTTTAGCGCCCGCTATGGGGCGCTAGGGCATGATAGCGCACGCTATGTGCGCTATCGACGCTTTTGTCCCGAATAGCGTGGGCTATTCGGGACAATCGCGATTCAGCGAACGCTCTGCAGCGTTCGCTGGTCGTAGCGCGCTATTCGCCGCTATTGAATACACTGTGTTGAACACACATGGAATGATTTGAGGAGTTTTTGAGGTGAACTTTCATTTTATTCCTGTTGGGTAGATATAAAATGAAGATGATCACGAACTATTTCAGAATTATCGGAGGCAACTTTCATTTCTGTCCCATTTTGGCAGACattaaatgaaaaaaattgaGCAAAAACCTCCTCAGTTACTTTTAGGTAAATAGAAGTTGTTTTTCCATTTATTGTCGTTGTCTATATTTTTATTGCTTCCAGGCATAACTCCATCACAGTTGAAAGCGAGAATTTCTATGTAACTTCAAATACTTGGTGCCTTCAATATCAAATACTTGGATCCATGGTGTTGTTGAAATGCTTTGATATTATAGGGTTTGTTTCAATAGGGTAGCATGAATTTAATTTGGGACATGCATGGTTGTCTTTCTTGCTATTGTACTGTAATAGAGGtgtatatgtttttccttattaTATAATTGAGTAATTGATTACAACTTATTCGTTTTGCCAACCATCATCATATTCCTTGTTTTTTTACATGTCATTCACTATCGCACTAAAAATTTtaggaacttaatttttttttttccatttatctTGCAAAATATATGATAATGACATTTGAGGATCTTTATTTTTAATCTGTATGCTCCTTGTTTCAACAGGTGCTTTGATTATCTCAACTCCCCAAGATATTGCTTTAATTGATGCTCGTAGAGGTGCAAACATGTTCCGGAAAGTTGAAGTTCCTGTATGTTAGTTTCTAAACTTATGAATATGTTGCTCTTAACATTCTAAAGGAAGTGCACATATTAAGTGTACAAGCTATATGAACATGACTATAGTTTTTTCTTTTTTCGGTGTTTGAATTTAGTGTCATGCCTTTCTAATACTTAAATGCACAAAATACAAGGCTATTATATGACAGTTCCCTTTGATCCTTGTGAGAACTTAATTACATAATTTGTACTACATAGTCATTTTTCTCTTGTTTTGTAGATTCTGGGACTAGTTGAGAACATGAGTTGCTTCAAGTGCCCACATTGTGGTGAAAAGTCTTATATCTTTGGAAATGGTGGTACCCAAAGAACAGCTAAGGAGTTGGATATGAAATATCTGGGAGAGGTAAATCTGTTTGAATTTCATTATTTGTTGCATAACGAATTTAGATTGCAAGCGAACTGTTGCTAActtgtgagatgaattgatgCATGCCATTAAACTTGAGTTTCCACAACTAATGAAAGATCTTGTTGCATGATTTAAAAGCTAAATGAGTTCTGATATTTGCCTTTGCACCATCCTGTACAGTATGTCATATTTCATTGTCACATGATAGTTACTATGACTCCAACACATGAACAAAAattgagagttgcagagatgaggatgttaaggtggatctGCGGATATATAAGGATGGacaagaaatgaaaatattagaaaGAAAGTGGGATtgtatctattgagggaaaattcCGTGACACGTATGCCATGTACATGGCACCAATAAATGCTTTAGTTAgacaatatgaaattatgacaaatgtGCATATTAAATGAGgaagatgaaaataaaaaaaaagacttggttagaaacaataaaacaagatattttttttaaaaaaatataaatgatgatatagtaaggAATAGAGCCAATGACATAGAATGATCCATATAGCCAATCTCACCTATTGGGATAATGCTtgatggttgttgttgttgtagtattGTCACATGATATGCCGACAACCAAATCAGTTTGGTGTTTCCCAATGTATTTCACGTGGcaaaaaaggcgattcgctcgcccccagcgcctccgccaacccgtccctaggccaacacggaggaggtaaatcacgggtgactagtagccattagtgcaaatggccaagacatgggggaggttatgttcggtcacgccgagtttcgaccccaagacctcatgtggcaacgcCGAGTTTCCCAATGTATTTCATGATCCTATTAGCCattgagaagaggaagaggaagaggaagaggaagaggaagaggaagagggggaGTGGGTGGGTGGGAGGGGCTCTAAGCTATAACTTGACTTTGATTCAACATCATGTTACGCAAAAATAAAATCTAGTAAAAGACATTTAAATGCTTATAAGCTCAATTTGAAACCAACCACAAAGTCTGCTTATGAAAGTAAAGCAGAAAAAATAAAAGTTGGCTTACTGATGTATCATTCTTTCTTATAGGAGCTTATTGTTTTACTATCTATATGGAATGCCATCCATCTCCAACTAGTTGGTTTTGTTGGTGTCATTTGAAGTTGAAGTGGAATGATAGCTTATCCGCCAAACATAAAATAAGCAACATTTTAATTACCTGCATTGTGTTACCAACACAATGATGATCAAAACTTACAATAGGAATTTGATAAGGTTAGGCAtataaaggatttttttttttttttaaaaatgtggttGATTGTATAAGGTGATTGTAGTTCAGTTGTGTGGAATTCAACTCTAACTTTTGCTGGTGGCTTATAGTATCATACTCAAAAGGTGAAAATCCTTTAGTTGGCCTTTTCCTAGAATACTCTTTTCATTATGATGGTGTCAATAGGGTTTGGTGAAAATCCCTTTAGTTGACCCTTTCCCTTGATTACTCTTTCATTATAGTGTTGATGATTGGCCTGTATGATCTTGTGATAGTGGCGTGTTTAGGTTTGGGTGAAAACCTCTTTAGTTGACTCCTTGAATAGTCTTTCGTTACAGTGTTGTATTCATCTTTACTATGCATGCAATACCCTGTTTGCTACTTTATGACTTTGCTTGTTCGAGCTTTAGTTGTTTAGTGAGTAATCTATATTTCTTGCCTTTATCACCAATTGCACCATTGTCATTGTCTCCTCCCCTAGCTTTATGCCTACTCTATTATTGACTTCGTTTGAGTCATAACACATCTTGTCTGATTCTGCTGAATGCCTTTTAAGGTTAACTACTGTTGGAATATTAGTTTCCTCTCTTGTTATGATCCTCCCTTTCTTCTTAGAAAGAGTTAgtataatagaaaaaat includes these proteins:
- the LOC122038603 gene encoding uncharacterized protein LOC122038603; its protein translation is MGYIYELMDKAKETIKFNCGGVDRKYKPIWKKIDSRWTPQLHHPLHAAGYYLNPQLRYEERFSYCDEVRDGLYTCMDRMLSSDDRLKADIQLDLYDKAEGEFGTPIAKRTRMLRTPVSWWERFGSKTPELTTFAIRVLGLTCSASGCERNWSTFESIHTKKRNRLEHAKLNALVFVKYNFKLRREVLGGETRLIPL